TACGCGTTTCTGCATTATAGTCATTGTTTAAATGTTTTACTTTACAACAGCCGACAAAGCTCAACGATCGTCTTCCGAAAAGGATgaaaagtgaatttttgaGAGGGTTTTTACTAAGCATGAGACGCCACTTTGCAATCGCCTCGAGCACCCGGCAAAACCTTCTACTCCAGGGGTCATACTCTAGCATAAAAGCTGCCCTTAATGATATGTTAATTTTACTCACGTTTCCCTTCCTCGGTACTGATTAGGGAGTTCTCTGCTATTATGCAGCTTGTGAACCTCTTCCTTTAAGTGGAAACCAAACAGAAGCCGCATCAGTGATATGACAGGAAACAAATCTAGACTGGGCTATCCCTGTACAATATTTTCTCATCCACAAACTCTCCAAGTCTCCTCTATTaatttgtgcaaaattttCAGCGCCATCTAAAACGCTAACTGATCACCCACCGTAGGTTGTGATTACCGCCATACATTTCGGTCAACAAAGACAACACAAACGGGAATTTTCTCACCTTGGGAAGACGCGGACTTAAGAGAAAAAGTGTGCTTGAAGTTATAACTGAAGTTTGAACTATAAAAACAAATACCTCTTACTCTAAATAAAGCCACAACAGTAGAATCAAGACAGATAAGctctttgcaaaaaagaaaaccaccaAATGCGTAAATGAATCATAATCAGCGGAATCGTTGGACGCAGCTTTTGATCCGATCTTTCATCATAGTGCCTACCTAAAGAATTGTAAGCTATAAACCGAATTGACTGAGCTAAAATAAAGTCCTGCAAAGAATAAAATACCTAAAGAATTGTAAGCTATAAAGAATTGTAAGCTATAAACCGAATTGACTGAGCTAAAATAAAGTCCTGCAAAGGCATTAAAACTTACCTGAATAAGAAGCGAAGCTTTTGTCCGCTTGCGTTTTACTCCACGCCCATCGTTGCCCCTGCAATCAGCATCAACAACTTGATCAGAAGATAGTTTGTCGACTTTGTCATCAGGGGTCTTCATTTTCTCGGAGAGGTCcttaattctttcatttgaaCTTTCTACAGTCTTCAGAAGATCTTGAATTGAGGTCTGACAGGCTGAAAGCCCAGCGATTACCTGTTGTAACGTGCTGGTCGAGTCGCGAAAGGATATTGGAGTAGATGACAACGATGCGGACGAAGAAGATGAAGTTGATCGTAAAACGTCAGGACTTGTTCTAGGATTGCGATCACGTGCACTCAGAGGAGATGGAGTTCTTGAAATATTTGATGCCGAATAAAAGTTGCCTCGTGAAGTACCTCGGCTGCTTGCGCTACTTGTGGCCATATTTCAGATTCGGCAAAACGCACGCTTGTTGGTTTCACAGCTCGCTATTTGGAATTTCCCGCCCCAAATGCAAAGCAGTCATCATTCATCGCGCCCGTCAGCTTTGTAACCAAGCCTTTATTATCGTCAAAAAGGAAATCTCGAAGATTATTTCGCTTCAAGAAGTCACGTTGGATTCAACTTTACTTTAATCAGAGAAAATGGATTGTGGTGATCGATTTAGTAGAGAAGATACTGGTGTTAAGAAGGGCAAACGATTTTGCGAACACTGCGAACGCTTCGTCTCAACACGAACATACAACCGGCACAAGCGAATGAAGACGAGTCACGTACAAGGCCAAGGTAAGCCAGTGTTGCTCGACGCAACTGGAGTAATTTAGCGTCACAttctgcagaaaaaaaattgttttaggtCTTGCGATCTGTCTTTGTATCGATTTATGTTTGCCTTTACTACGCTGTAATGCAGATGACattacatttgtttttttactttataaTCCATATTGTGTTTGATTTTGAGTTATCCGCTGTAATTTATAAGTGTTTGGTCTCTTTTTATACATGTTATGTACTACAGTAGTTATGTATGTCTATTTATCTAGTTTATATGTGGTAACttctatgtttttttctttaatacaATGTTACtagtttataattatttaagtaTTTTTAAACTTATTTGTACTGTGAAATTCTGTTGTTGAAACTTCAGATGTCTCTTTACTGACTCTCAAGGAATTGTTAATTACCGGTAATTATTAATGGTCACCCAACTAGTTTAGTTTTGTGGTTATTTTGGGTGACCACTTACTGTTATTTAACATAAATAtgttcaaataataattgtattttaagaATATTAGTGCAGCTCAAATAAATGTTGTTGTCATCTAAGCACTTTATAAGCTCCTAAACTCAGGCCCTTACACTTTTTCCCCAGATAAACTTGGTGGATCACACAGTTTCCATTCAGATTCTAGCGACCTTGAGTTTGATTTCTCTGACAATGAACGGACAGAAGCCTTCAGCGAAATTCAGGATGCTCAAGGTATGAACCTTTCGGCAATGCTGTTAACATGTAGGACATTTTAGCTCATGCAAATGCCACTCCTGGTCATTAGTGAATTTCACTGAACTTTACATGTAGTACTCCTGGGGACACCCATGTGTCTTTTAGAAAACAGTCCTAAGAAAATATGAGTGCTGACTGATTAAGAATCATGTTTTTATTCAACAATTATCCACCAAAGCTGAGGTGAATATTGTCAAATGATCCCCGCGATGAAGTCGAGAGGATTATTTGACAATATTCACTGAGcctgaggcaaataattgttttaatataatttcagagctaaacaacaaagaataactgactaaaatgtaaaaacagAGGTGCAATTGTTCGTTTACATACACCAATGCAGCCGTATAGTTTTAATAACAAGCTTACATTTACATTGATTGTGAATCAGGTGCGGTagtaaaacaaacaagcaaaacactacgaagaataaattcattctgtatctttgtttctttgctgttgATTTCATTCACAGTTATCATCATTGTCTCAACATGATCAGTAGCTTTAGCTTGGAGAAAAGCCGATTTCGGTGATCTGACTTGCTGATGATCAATATAACGGCTTCATTTTCGATTCTTAATAATTGACTTGAACAAGAGTTcttgaattaaaaattaatgctgaaattttgtatcaaaatTAGAGTATAATTTATTTGTCACCCAGGatattagtaatggtaatggtaaatCAGACAATGCACAGCCTGAGGCtgaattgaaattgaagggctctgggcaaaaatgCCCTAactgacattaatttttgtttttttttatttgtgctcaaaagtggttgattttttgcatgtgacccaacattattgcatatgttaacttttgaaaataaaaaacaaaccagccaaaaatattatagaacacttattttcttactaatgttgggtcacatgcaaaaagtcagcacaaatgaaaaaaaaacgcagtcagttaggacgtttttgcccagagcccttcaattataaGGCTTTATTTCTCCCTTAACTGTATGACACAAAGTCCAGTTAATTATATTAATCACAAATTTCAAGATTTAAGTTTTATGAGAACTTCTCTTGAGCAAAGACATTGTGCCACTGAACAAGGAGGAAGGGCGAGAAGGAAGGAGATAAATAACTTTTAATGACTTAaagattttaataattttgtctCTTGTAGTTGATGCATGTGATAGCCCCTGTTACTCTGGAGAAGATGTTAGTGGTGGAGAGCTGTCAAATGCTGAGTCATCTGACAGTTTTGAGGGTCAACATGTAAGCATTAAATTACTACACCATAATGTAGGTTCCAGTTTGTGTTCTAAGAGGACTGTACAGAAATCAACCAATTattaccaataataataaacttgcCATAtgtgtgctctgattggctgaaacgATGTGCTTTATCAGTGAGCAGATTTAcgattaatttttgcaaggtgaatttcaaatttttgctttagcTCTTTGACAAATTTGACCTATTGAATGTTCCTTGTGACTGCAAAGGAAATGAGCAGTTTGTCTGCAGTAAACATAGCTGCATGGAGGTCATTGTTAACTACAGAAGTGTTAAAAAACTGTACTAAGATTAAAAAGTGCATATTTTTATAAGCCACAATGTTGCTGGACCAGATCCCCTGGACTAGAAACTTTTTCATCCATATTTTAAGTCAAAACTAGTGCTTGTATGATTCCAAAATTCATGCAGTGTACACGTACTTTCATTGACAGAAAACTGGAAATTTTGATCCTTGTTAATTGTGTTATGAATTTTACCTTTCTTCAGGGAGAAACTGACAGTGATGATGGTGCTGAATTGAGTTTTCATGACCTGGAGATGTCATCATCAGAAGAGGAGGAAGGGGAGGCAAGAAAGACCACAAGACTATCAACAATCAGCAATTCAGTGGTTAAACTTATAATCATGTTCCTCATGTTTTGGAAAACAATGCACAACATTTCTGATTCAGCtatttgtcttttatttgccTTTTCTAAAAAGGTGGTTGAACTTTTGGCTAGAATCTCTCAATCCAAAGCAATCAAGGACATTGCCAATTTATTACCTAATTCCCTATACATGATAAGGAACTATTTGGGTATAAAGAGAGaagactttcaaaaatacattGTCTGTCCAAGATGTTCGGCTATCTACAAATCCGAGGATTGTGTGCAGACTCTGGCCAacggaaggaaaaaaaggaaaacgttGCAGTTTTGTGGAATTTCCAGATCACCTTAGGAGAACCCAGCGAAAGCCTTATGGGACTTCTCTGTTCAAGGCTGTCCGATCTAAGAATGGGGACCTGATCTTGAAAGCCAAAAGAGTGTTCTGCTATCGCCCTGTAAAGGAGACACTTGAAGAGTTTTTAAAACGACCTGGTTTTGGAGAGAAGTGTGAAGAGTTTAAGAAGGAGCCTCGAGATCCTGAACTTCTAGGAGATATTTATGATGGAAGGATCTGGAAGAATTTTAAGAAAGCAGAGGGAGAACCATTTTTTGATTCCCCCAACACTTTTGGATGTATGTTGAACCTTGACTGGTTTCAACCATTCAAAGATTCCATTTACAGTGTGGGAGTCCTTTACCTGAGTTTTCTTAACTTGCCTCCTCAAGAAAGGAACAAAGAGGAAAACATTGCTATTGTTGGCATTATTCCAGGTCCTCAGGAGCCCAGCCGGGATGttaattcatttttggacCCTCTTGTTGATGAATTCTTGGACTTCTGGGATGGTGTTTGGATAAATACCCCCTCTACTGGACCCAAGTTTTGTCGGCTTGCTCTAGTCTGTGCAACATGTGACATACCTGCATCTCGTAAACTATGTGGCTTTTTAAGCTTCAGTGCCAAAATGGGTTGCAACAAGTGTAAAAAAGAGTTCCCAAGGCCAGCATTTGGAGCAAAACAGGATTTCTCTGGCTTTAACCGGAGCAGTTGGACATTACGCACTGATGCTGAACACAGGGAGCAAGCATGGACAATCAAGAACACAACATCCTCAAAAAAAGGCCGGGACGACAAAGAAAGCAACTATGGTGTGAGGTTTTCTTCCTTAATTCACCTTCCTTATTTTGACTTTATCTCATTTGTGGTGATTGATCCCATGCACAATTTGATGTTAGGAACCACCAagaaaatgcttaaaatttggaaagaaaaaaacttgctcagTGAAAAGGAATTTAGCCACCTTCAAAGCAGGATCAATAAGTTAAAGGTACCATCCAGTATTGGTCGAATTCCGTCTAAAATAGCATCAAACTTTAAAGGTTTCACTGCTGATCAATTCAAAAATTGGGCTGTGGTGTTTTCAACCTTTGCATTAAAAGATATCCTTCCAGACAGACATCTACAGTGTTGGAAGCTGTTTGTCAAAGCTTGTAGAATATTGTGCTCCACGGTGATACCAACATCCCAAGTCAAACTTGCTGATGAGCTGCTtgtcaaattttgtcaaactGTTGAGAATTTATATGGCCCATCTGTCATCACACCAAACATGCATCTTCACTGTCATTTGTGTGAATGTGTTCTTGATTATGGTCCTGTATATGGCTTCAggtgtttttcatttgagcGCTATAATGGAATCTTAGGATCTTTGCATGTCAACAACCGTCAAATAGAGGTACAGTTGATGAGGAAATTTCTTGAATGACATCAGCTTGGAAGCATTTCATGGCCAGGAGATTTTAGTGGATTTAGAGAGATGCTATTGGCAACTGACAAAGGATCTCTGGCATTAACAAAGAAGAATAATCTTTCTCCAGCAGAATATAAAGAGTGTGCTAGGCTTAAAGGCCTCACTGGAGTTAATCTCTTTCATTTATCATTTGTGGACAAACACTTTATCCAGGCTCTCCCTCCTTACAAAGAGGTTTACATGGCTGATGATGAGGTTGATACCTTAACACAAATGTACAGCTTTTTACACAAGGAAGACAGTATTGTTTATGTTCCAAAGTTTACACGTCAGTTTTCCCAGTTGAAGTTGTACGACCAGAAGTTAGACTCAAGGTACTCAAGAAGTGAAAGGTCAGCCTGCATTCTTGCCCGATGGTATGGTGCAAACAGTCTGGACACAAATTCAAAGGATTTAAGACTAGGTGAGCTTTGCAAATTAAAGCTTTACATTACAGCATACATGTAGATGTTTGTTATACAGTATGTACTGTAATTGTTTAAGCAAGTTCTGACCAACCATGTGGGGCAGCACTGTTTGGGCAATACATGATCATTGTGCCTTCTAATTTAGCTTGAAAACATTGGTTCTCAGGCAGTAGTTACATTCCATTGATAAAATCCAAGAAAATAGCTGAAATTGGCATGCAaaaaattttacagtttcagTCAGGCTCATTGTCTTTTAACAGCAAAATTAACATTGTGGCTCTTAAATGACCAATCAAATATTTGAAGGGAAGAGAAACTTGGTAAAATTCTGAACTGGTTGGAGACAGACCAGCATTACAGATTTGAAGGGACTAGAACAAATTCAAGCAAAACAGTAGAATTCTATAGTGTGTTACTGCTGATCATGATTACAATGAGTTACTAGACTGTTTAGAAATAGTCTGTTAATAGACTCTGGTGTGTTACAGTCAATCTATTTCTGctcatataaacactttggcctGCCTAAGCAAGACAATTCTCCACATGGTGTGTCAGGAACTGTCTATATTTAGGAtttaaagaagtgaaaattaaTTCTGCAAAACCCACTTTGATCGAATTACTGAGGAATACTCACAAAAAGAAGGATATTTGCACATTTTGATTATTCAAAAAGTGTTATGAAGAATATTAAATCATGTGGGGTCAACTTTGACTCGGACTGCGGAGACAATGTTTTCACAATTATAATTGCTCCATAAAGTTGACTCATGGAGAGTGTTGTCTCAGGCACCCAAGACCTTACAGAATGTGGACTGGTTACCTGAAGACTAATATggttctttgttgttgtttttattgtagGAGTTATACAGTACTTCTTCCAGCATACTGTCACCGTTCAATCCCCAACTGGTGGAACTGTAGACCTCCCATACACTCTTGCTTGTATTCACTGGTACAAAGTCCACCCAAATGCAAGGTTCTATTTTGGATTACCAATTCAAGTATGCCTGCCATTATTTGAGATTGAATCAGTTGGAGCATTCATGCCAGTGTCAAGGATAGACAGTGTTTGTGTTGTAGCCAACTTGCGTTATGATCTTAAAACTCCCAATGGTAAAGAGAGAGTCACTGTTGCTGTTCCACTTGATGTTAAATTGCATGTGTGAAGAACTCACAGTTCCATATCAAACTTTGATAAAGAACCTTAaacttgttccttttttttaaaaccaacACATGTAGTAACATTTACATCATAAGTTAAAGAGAAtaactgattgattgatatTACTGTGGTCAAACCAATCAGAGGTCTTGTGGAGTTATGTTAAGCCTTATTGACTTACCATTGGCAGCAATAAGTGTGGATCAAGTCATGGGGAAAATTCagtaatgtttgtttttcatattaaATATGTTCtatagtattttctttttcttcatacATGTTTACTCAAGCTCTGATCAGTCTTTAGTGTTAACTTACAATGTATATGTAGTTGTTAAACTGTAAACATTACACTGAAAATGAAGCTGAAATTGATATCATAATGACAGTCATGTCTGACAGACAACTCTGCTGCATGTGTTGTATGTGGAACTAAGCTGTATATGTAAGTGTAATGATTCAAGAGggatgttcaatttttttctttagtataTTTTCCAGCTCTAAGAATAAAATGCCTTGGAACCTTTGAGTCTAAATGCAAGACATGGTTCAGTTAATAGTACTTGTATATCCTGATGTTAGAAGTTTGTAGAATTTTTTGTTGGATTTTTTAATGacagtgcaaaatttttatcatGGTGTTAGTATTATGTGAATGTTACTATTGTTTGGTACTCTTTGAGgagaaatacagaaaaattaCATGCTTTTTAAAAGGTCAACATTAGGGATCTGTTGATGTAAGCAAAGCATAAAAGTATACAGGTTATTTtctcattataattattatgctacAACACTATGGTATTTTACAGTAGAACTGATTCATTTAATACAAATATCTTCTGTTCTTTTTCTGGTGAATCTTGAGATTTTTGATTTGGTGTTATGGCCGGCATACAAATGCCAAATAAATTGTGTCAACATTGTAGAGCGATTTTCAGTTGAGTGTGGAAAGCAATTAGAcaattactttggttttggttttactatGGTTTGACTATGGTTTTACTATGGTTTGAGATTGGTATTAATTTTAAGTCGTATGCCTCCACATAAAATTCTGAACAGAATACACTCGATGGCACTGAttaacaaaatgatgtaagTTAAGTATAGATCTTCGCGCCTTGTTGACTTGAACATTctgaaacaacaaacaaaacgcACGTGCTCGTccgaaattttagttttcgaGTAAAAACAAACGAGCTCCGTGAATTATAATTAGTTTGGCTGATTAAACTAAGGCCCCGTCAaaacgaagacgattgtaaacgcaaacgatagtaaacgcaaactttttatgcgcttaggccttccgtccacacgaagacgatgaaaacactcacagcaaacgcataaattcgaaaacgcactccaaagtggataaatttgaaaacgctacgtaaacgatgatcgtcttcgtttggagacggagataaaaatatgcgtttactatcgtttgcgtttacaatcgtcttcgtgtggacgtagCCTAAAACCGCGTGCTCTTAAGTATCAGGAACATGAAACATGGCACTCTCTGACACGTCACGTTCTGATCTCGGACACGCTGAGTGTCGAGCAATTTCACGAAATTACTTATTTCACGCATCTTATTGATACCTTTGCGCAGTGCGTAAAGCAGCGTACAGATGCGTTGTGGATATCTTTACACAATGCATAAAGAAGCGTTAAGATGGGTTAATGATACCTGTACAAAGTCCGAAAAGAAGCGCAAAGACGCGATAATAATTATGCCTGCGTTTATAGCTGTTTATCTGACTTGAAGCTTTCTTTACGTGTCGTCAAGTTCGCTGATACCTTCTTCCGTAAGAAGCACTCATTATCACAGGGAACATTTTTCAAGTCAGCTCTGTTTTCAGCAACTGGAGCCTTCATTACTCTCATTTATGATGCAAAAGCACAATCCAGTCGAATTTACTTTCTCAACTCATATAATGTTCCCTTACACTAGGTATAACATAATCTCCACAACACAGTATACATTAGTATAAGGATACGGACGTATACTGATCATTATAAAGACCTTACACATATACTTCAGTATACATCAGTATCCCTTTCCGCCCACATTATGTATACGGGCTCATTATACCTCCTTATACATGCCATTTTATGCAGTGCTTTTCGACTTTTGGGTACCGCAACGATCCTAAAAATGAATTGTTAAGTTCCTCTACTTGAAGGAAGTCGCTTGCACTCAATTCCGATATTAAAGAGCAAGATATTTTCTCTAACGTGTATAAATCCATCACATCCATCAAACAGCCGCAGTAAAGACTGCTGCAAATGCAgattttgtctgtatcataTTCAAGCCGAACCCAATACTCGGAAATTAGTTATTAGCCTTTTAGGAGAGTTTTTCATCTGATCAGCAAAATGTGCCTTGTCATTCAAATACACCATGGCCTGCGGcggtttaccatgagaaagaaacGTTCATGAAAGTTCGTTTATTTTTTGGTCTAGGAGTTTAAGCAACCTAAGCAACGAAAGTGACAGGaacgccacaaatttgcatatttaacaacgaAAAACCGTGACTTTGCACGAgccttttaaaattttttttttgcatttcacaGTCGTTCTCGTGATATCTGAGACCTGAAATGACCTATACTTGTGTGGACAAAAATATTGGGGCTGAAAGCGAAACTATTTGATCTCAGTTATTGATTATTCCTTCTATTTCCTGAAGTTGTTcattattgaaattttgatCGACTTAGCTGTCGAGCGTATCgatattcaatattttttaacgGAATCCGTAAATTTCTTTATTCCGAATGCATGTTCGAACGCCTCATTTTCCTTATTCATTTTCTTATTAGCCAATGCGGTTTATCGTTCAACAgtgccttttttcttttttctctgttcACTGCAGACAACTGCATGGGTCAAAGCTACAGACTCCAGACTCTAAAAAAGCTACATCGTCACTTGAAATTACTTGTGTTCAATGGCAGCGCATTTTCGTAAGTGTTATAGATAGTCATGCCCCACATGAACAAAGTGAGTTAGAAATGCTCCTTACCCCTGGATAACTCCAGACCTAAAAAAGCTAATGTTTCAAAGAGATAATCGAAAGAAAATAGCCTTTTAAGGCTCAATAGGGAACCTTAAAAGGT
This portion of the Acropora palmata chromosome 13, jaAcrPala1.3, whole genome shotgun sequence genome encodes:
- the LOC141863979 gene encoding uncharacterized protein LOC141863979, producing MATSSASSRGTSRGNFYSASNISRTPSPLSARDRNPRTSPDVLRSTSSSSSASLSSTPISFRDSTSTLQQVIAGLSACQTSIQDLLKTVESSNERIKDLSEKMKTPDDKVDKLSSDQVVDADCRGNDGRGVKRKRTKASLLIQEEVHKLHNSRELPNQYRGRETVSSVHNRRVTQFIVSELGRRSGFSQAAIEKSSEKYHEHIRRTALGKITDDTKKEKRDNLRKERKYERRRNFVKDEKESQA
- the LOC141863978 gene encoding uncharacterized protein LOC141863978 isoform X1, with protein sequence MDCGDRFSREDTGVKKGKRFCEHCERFVSTRTYNRHKRMKTSHVQGQDKLGGSHSFHSDSSDLEFDFSDNERTEAFSEIQDAQVDACDSPCYSGEDVSGGELSNAESSDSFEGQHGETDSDDGAELSFHDLEMSSSEEEEGEARKTTRLSTISNSVVKLIIMFLMFWKTMHNISDSAICLLFAFSKKVVELLARISQSKAIKDIANLLPNSLYMIRNYLGIKREDFQKYIVCPRCSAIYKSEDCVQTLANGRKKRKTLQFCGISRSP
- the LOC141863978 gene encoding uncharacterized protein LOC141863978 isoform X2, which gives rise to MDCGDRFSREDTGVKKGKRFCEHCERFVSTRTYNRHKRMKTSHVQGQVSIQILATLSLISLTMNGQKPSAKFRMLKGETDSDDGAELSFHDLEMSSSEEEEGEARKTTRLSTISNSVVKLIIMFLMFWKTMHNISDSAICLLFAFSKKVVELLARISQSKAIKDIANLLPNSLYMIRNYLGIKREDFQKYIVCPRCSAIYKSEDCVQTLANGRKKRKTLQFCGISRSP